The sequence CGGGCCGCGTGCGGGCGCGGTCGGCAAGCTCGGCGAACAGCTCATCGAAGGTCTTCACAGTCTGGAGATCCTTCCATCCGCGCCCGCGCCGCGCTGCCCCGGGCCGGTGTGGTGCCGGTCGCGTCACACTTCAGAACAGCGCCGCGCCACCTCGCTCGAAGTCGAGCAGCTGCCGCTTCCGTTGGACGCCGCCGCCGTAACCGGTGAGATCGCCGTTGGAACCGATCACCCGATGGCACGGCACGATGATGCTGATCGGGTTCTTCCCGTTCGCGAGCCCGACCGCGCGCGACGCGCTGGGCCTGCCGAGCCGGTCGGCGAGCTGGCCGTAGGAGACCGTCTCGCCATACGGGATCCCGAGCAGTCCTTCCCAGACCATCTGCTGGAACGCGGTGCCGCCGAAGCTCAGCGGAAGATCGAAATTCGTCCGCTGACCGGCGAAGTACTCCTTCAGTTGTTTCTCGGTGTCCACGAAGATCCGTGAACCCGGGTCCGGATGGCCGAACGTCTCCTCGGCCGGGCGATGCCGCTGCTGGACCATGTACACCCCGCAGAGGCTTTCGCCTTCCGCGACCAGGGTCAGCTTGTCGTACGGGCTGTCGATGACGGTGTG comes from Amycolatopsis lurida and encodes:
- a CDS encoding methylated-DNA--[protein]-cysteine S-methyltransferase; the encoded protein is MRTHTVIDSPYDKLTLVAEGESLCGVYMVQQRHRPAEETFGHPDPGSRIFVDTEKQLKEYFAGQRTNFDLPLSFGGTAFQQMVWEGLLGIPYGETVSYGQLADRLGRPSASRAVGLANGKNPISIIVPCHRVIGSNGDLTGYGGGVQRKRQLLDFERGGAALF